From a single Aquincola tertiaricarbonis genomic region:
- the ftsH gene encoding ATP-dependent zinc metalloprotease FtsH — protein MGKKQTFSLWYVLAALVGMILMQELIAPRHTQTLTYSEFKQALMAGKLDDVVIADGIATGKLRAEGLEQILPKEKLEVLKRAGGEHGFATVLVNDPGLVAQLDAAKVRYGSVRESKWLGALISWVAPALVFFGIWWFLMKRMGGGMGHGMLEIGKSKARVYMQTETGVTFKDVAGIDEAREELMEVVEFLKNPDRYKRLGGKIPKGVLIVGAPGTGKTLLAKAVAGEAGVPFLSLSGSEFVEMFVGVGAARVRDLFEQAAAKAPCIVFIDEIDALGKARGVGLSGGHEEHEQTLNQLLAEMDGFDTNRGVIILAATNRPEVLDPALLRPGRFDRHIAIDRPDLIGRRQILEVHVKHVKLAPSVDLAVLAARTPGFAGADLANLVNEATLRAAKRGKDAVDMQDFEEALDRIVAGLEKKNRVMNPTERKFVAFHEAGHALVAEMRKNADRVTKVSIIPRGIAALGYTQQSPTEDRYLMRRSELLDRLDVLLAGRVAEQLVFEDVSTGAENDLQRATDLARHMVTHYGMSEALGLATYDARPAPLFLNGPTLPEPRTFSERTAEAIDGEVRRLLDEARDRVTQTLRTNRETLEALAALLLEKEVVDRAMLDSLMAETAAPAQLRVAAVALPPGDGAS, from the coding sequence ATGGGCAAGAAACAGACGTTCTCGCTGTGGTACGTGCTGGCCGCCCTGGTGGGCATGATCCTGATGCAGGAGCTCATCGCACCACGGCACACGCAGACCCTGACCTACAGCGAGTTCAAGCAGGCGCTCATGGCCGGCAAGCTCGACGACGTGGTGATCGCCGACGGCATCGCCACTGGAAAGCTGCGCGCCGAAGGCCTGGAGCAGATCCTGCCGAAGGAGAAGCTCGAGGTGCTCAAGCGCGCCGGCGGCGAGCACGGCTTCGCGACGGTGCTGGTCAACGACCCGGGCCTGGTGGCCCAGCTCGATGCCGCCAAGGTGCGCTACGGCAGCGTGCGCGAGAGCAAGTGGCTCGGCGCGCTGATCTCCTGGGTGGCGCCGGCGCTGGTGTTCTTCGGCATCTGGTGGTTCCTGATGAAGCGCATGGGCGGCGGGATGGGCCACGGCATGCTGGAGATCGGCAAGAGCAAGGCGCGGGTCTACATGCAGACCGAGACCGGCGTGACCTTCAAGGACGTGGCCGGCATCGACGAGGCACGCGAGGAACTGATGGAGGTCGTCGAGTTCCTCAAGAACCCGGATCGCTACAAGCGCCTGGGCGGCAAGATCCCCAAGGGCGTGCTGATCGTCGGCGCGCCCGGCACCGGCAAGACGCTGCTGGCCAAGGCGGTCGCCGGCGAGGCCGGCGTGCCCTTCCTGTCGCTGAGCGGCTCGGAGTTCGTCGAGATGTTCGTCGGCGTCGGCGCGGCGCGCGTGCGCGACCTGTTCGAGCAGGCCGCGGCCAAGGCGCCGTGCATCGTCTTCATCGACGAGATCGACGCGCTGGGCAAGGCGCGCGGCGTGGGCCTGTCGGGCGGCCACGAGGAGCACGAGCAGACGCTGAACCAGTTGCTCGCCGAGATGGACGGCTTCGACACCAACCGTGGCGTGATCATCCTCGCCGCGACGAACCGGCCGGAGGTGCTCGATCCTGCACTGCTGCGGCCCGGACGCTTCGACCGCCACATCGCGATCGACCGGCCCGACCTGATCGGTCGGCGGCAGATCCTGGAAGTGCATGTCAAGCACGTCAAGCTGGCGCCGTCGGTCGACCTCGCCGTGCTCGCGGCGCGCACGCCGGGCTTCGCGGGCGCCGATCTGGCCAACCTGGTCAACGAAGCGACGCTGCGCGCCGCCAAGCGCGGCAAGGACGCGGTGGACATGCAGGACTTCGAGGAGGCGCTGGACCGCATCGTCGCGGGCCTCGAGAAGAAGAACCGGGTCATGAACCCGACCGAGCGCAAGTTCGTCGCCTTCCACGAGGCCGGCCACGCCCTGGTCGCCGAGATGCGCAAGAATGCCGACCGGGTGACGAAGGTGTCGATCATCCCGCGCGGCATCGCGGCGCTCGGCTACACCCAGCAGTCGCCGACCGAGGACCGCTACCTGATGCGCCGCAGCGAGCTGCTCGACCGGCTCGACGTGCTGCTGGCCGGGCGCGTGGCCGAGCAGCTGGTGTTCGAGGACGTCTCGACCGGCGCCGAGAACGACCTGCAGCGCGCCACCGACCTGGCGCGCCACATGGTGACCCACTACGGGATGAGCGAGGCGCTCGGCCTGGCGACCTACGACGCGCGGCCCGCGCCGCTGTTCCTGAACGGCCCGACGCTGCCCGAGCCGCGCACCTTCAGCGAGCGCACCGCCGAGGCGATCGACGGCGAGGTGCGGCGGCTGCTCGACGAGGCGCGCGATCGCGTGACGCAGACGCTGCGGACGAACCGCGAGACGCTCGAAGCGCTGGCCGCACTGCTGCTGGAGAAGGAGGTCGTGGACCGGGCGATGCTGGACAGCCTGATGGCGGAGACAGCGGCGCCGGCCCAGCTGCGCGTGGCCGCCGTGGCGCTGCCGCCGGGGGATGGTGCGTCGTGA
- a CDS encoding heavy metal translocating P-type ATPase, protein MTQAVLNEGSAASAAAAVDPVCGMTVDPAKAAGRAEHGGQTYLFCSGHCLSEFQRDPVRYVGARAGTSEATPANTTSAVDADMHAAGRPLQTVLRRNESGQAKDPVCGMVVDKATALRTDRAGRSYYFCSAGCQRTFESPEAELKSMRTRVTIALTGVLALAIMRAGAFLALATGATLLTWVPIPALPWFTWGVWLFLLVTPVQFIGGWSFYVGAFNALRNRSINMDLLIALGTSVAYFYSVAVLFFPSVLPVKVEERDVYFEVSAVIIAFVLLGKYMEEIIKKHSSAAVRKLLDLKPATAHVMRGGEEAEIPAEQVMVGETVVVRPGERIATDGLMLEGSSSVDESMLTGESMPVEKQAGSPVIGGTLNRTGSFRFQATRIGAETALAQIVKMVEDAQTSSAPIQRIADQVTRYFVPAVVGTAILAFALWWLAGNFPQGLLAFIAVLIIACPCALGIATPAALMVGVGRGAQAGILIRGGEILEKAERLTTVVFDKTGTLTRGEPALTDLQPCGHCDHDQALRLAASLEAGSEHPLAEAILRRAKEAGIAPCAVQGFEAVPGHGVRGQVEGRTVLFGNRRLMEREGVNVGQVGADMERYQADGKTAMLLACDGELAAVIAVADTIKPEALEAVRSLRAEGVEVVMLTGDNARTAAAIGRALEIDRVIADVLPSDKARVIKELQQAGKVVAMVGDGVNDAPALATADIGIAIGSGSDVAKETGGIILVRSDVRDVVTGIRLSRATMRTIKRNLFWAFIYNAVGVPIAAFGLLNPIIAAAAMALSSLSVIVNSALLKRARLQ, encoded by the coding sequence ATGACTCAGGCAGTGCTCAACGAGGGATCCGCCGCGTCGGCCGCCGCCGCGGTCGACCCGGTGTGCGGGATGACCGTCGATCCAGCCAAGGCGGCGGGGCGCGCCGAACATGGCGGGCAAACCTACCTGTTCTGCTCGGGGCACTGCCTGAGCGAGTTCCAGCGCGATCCGGTGCGCTATGTCGGCGCTCGCGCGGGGACATCCGAGGCCACGCCTGCGAACACCACGTCTGCGGTCGATGCGGACATGCATGCGGCGGGCCGCCCTCTGCAGACGGTGCTGCGACGCAACGAGTCGGGCCAGGCGAAGGACCCGGTGTGCGGCATGGTGGTCGACAAGGCCACCGCGCTGCGTACCGACCGGGCCGGGCGCAGCTACTACTTCTGCAGCGCGGGCTGCCAGCGCACCTTCGAGTCGCCCGAGGCCGAACTCAAGTCCATGCGCACGCGGGTCACCATCGCGCTGACCGGCGTGCTCGCGCTGGCGATCATGCGGGCGGGCGCCTTCCTCGCGCTGGCCACTGGCGCGACGCTGCTGACCTGGGTGCCGATCCCGGCGCTGCCCTGGTTCACCTGGGGCGTGTGGCTGTTCCTGCTGGTGACGCCGGTGCAGTTCATCGGCGGCTGGAGCTTCTACGTCGGCGCCTTCAACGCGCTGCGCAACCGGTCCATCAACATGGACCTGCTGATCGCGCTCGGCACCTCGGTGGCCTACTTCTACAGCGTCGCGGTGCTGTTCTTCCCGTCGGTGCTGCCGGTGAAGGTGGAGGAGCGCGACGTCTACTTCGAGGTCTCGGCGGTGATCATCGCCTTCGTGCTGCTTGGCAAGTACATGGAGGAGATCATCAAGAAGCACTCCTCGGCGGCGGTGCGCAAGCTGCTCGACCTGAAACCCGCGACCGCGCACGTGATGCGCGGCGGCGAGGAGGCCGAGATCCCGGCCGAGCAGGTCATGGTCGGCGAGACGGTCGTCGTTCGGCCGGGCGAGCGCATCGCCACCGACGGCCTGATGCTCGAGGGCTCGTCGTCGGTGGACGAGTCGATGCTGACGGGCGAGTCGATGCCGGTCGAGAAGCAGGCCGGCTCGCCGGTGATCGGCGGCACGTTGAACCGCACCGGCAGCTTCCGCTTCCAGGCCACGCGCATCGGCGCCGAGACGGCGCTCGCGCAGATCGTCAAGATGGTCGAGGACGCGCAAACCAGCAGCGCGCCGATCCAGCGCATCGCCGACCAGGTGACACGCTACTTCGTGCCGGCGGTGGTGGGCACGGCGATCCTCGCCTTCGCGCTCTGGTGGCTGGCCGGCAACTTCCCGCAGGGCCTGCTGGCCTTCATCGCCGTCCTGATCATCGCCTGCCCCTGCGCGCTCGGCATCGCGACGCCCGCGGCGCTGATGGTCGGCGTGGGCCGGGGCGCACAGGCCGGCATCCTCATCCGCGGCGGCGAGATCCTCGAGAAGGCCGAGCGGCTCACCACCGTGGTGTTCGACAAGACCGGTACGCTGACCCGCGGCGAGCCGGCCCTGACTGACCTGCAGCCCTGCGGGCACTGCGACCATGACCAGGCGCTGCGCCTGGCCGCCAGCCTCGAAGCGGGGTCGGAGCACCCGCTGGCCGAGGCCATCCTGCGCCGCGCCAAGGAGGCCGGCATCGCGCCGTGCGCCGTGCAGGGCTTCGAGGCCGTGCCCGGCCACGGTGTGCGCGGCCAGGTCGAAGGGCGCACCGTGCTGTTCGGCAACCGCCGGCTGATGGAACGCGAGGGCGTGAACGTGGGCCAGGTTGGCGCGGACATGGAGCGCTACCAGGCGGACGGCAAGACGGCGATGCTGCTTGCCTGCGACGGCGAACTCGCCGCCGTGATCGCGGTGGCCGACACGATCAAGCCGGAGGCGCTCGAGGCGGTGCGCTCGCTGCGTGCCGAAGGCGTCGAGGTCGTGATGCTGACGGGGGACAACGCCCGCACCGCGGCGGCGATCGGCCGCGCGCTGGAGATCGACCGGGTGATCGCCGACGTGCTGCCCTCCGACAAGGCGCGCGTGATCAAGGAACTGCAGCAGGCCGGCAAGGTGGTGGCGATGGTCGGCGACGGCGTCAACGACGCGCCGGCGCTGGCCACCGCCGACATCGGCATCGCGATCGGGTCGGGCTCGGACGTGGCCAAGGAGACCGGCGGCATCATCCTCGTGCGCAGCGACGTGCGCGACGTGGTCACCGGCATCCGGCTCTCGCGGGCGACGATGCGCACGATCAAGCGCAACCTGTTCTGGGCCTTCATCTACAACGCGGTCGGCGTGCCGATCGCGGCCTTCGGGTTGCTCAACCCGATCATTGCCGCCGCGGCGATGGCGCTGTCCTCGCTGTCGGTGATCGTCAACTCGGCGCTGCTCAAGCGGGCACGCCTGCAATGA
- a CDS encoding MFS transporter, whose translation MAVSMAYGVTLPLLPGLVERTGVGSVADVESHTGWITGVYTLALFLFAPAWGALADRIDRRWVLAAGLAGSSVALWALTAPFSMRGLYAVRAIAGLTSAAVLPAIFAYVVTASAPSRLQRRFAWIASATALGFLLGPALGDGLAGPTRASAGGDSGLASLPLDVVAIVGLLAAVGVLGLPPNRSIAPSPGSARSADERRIVRSLLFTAVVVLAITVAEVGVTLAARRAPAAGPVSLYFALCSGVMIAVQFWALPRLERRLGEPRLVVAALGGLSAGLCLLALSRGGFVTATAFVLAAAGIGVLIPSLAVRISSAAGARQGWAMGRQAAAANLGQAVGAAATGSLFALAPPLPFLIAGGLTALAAGAAAWEGAARRTP comes from the coding sequence ATGGCGGTGTCGATGGCGTATGGCGTGACGCTGCCACTGTTGCCCGGGCTGGTGGAGCGCACGGGGGTTGGCTCGGTAGCCGACGTGGAGAGCCACACGGGTTGGATAACCGGCGTGTACACGCTCGCGCTGTTCCTGTTCGCGCCCGCCTGGGGAGCGCTCGCGGATCGGATCGACCGCCGCTGGGTGCTCGCCGCGGGACTGGCCGGCTCGAGCGTGGCCCTGTGGGCCTTGACCGCGCCGTTCTCAATGCGCGGGCTCTATGCGGTGCGTGCGATCGCTGGCCTGACGTCGGCGGCGGTGCTTCCGGCGATCTTCGCCTACGTTGTCACCGCGTCTGCGCCGTCCCGCTTGCAGCGCCGCTTCGCCTGGATCGCGTCGGCCACCGCGCTGGGCTTCCTGCTCGGGCCGGCACTTGGCGACGGACTGGCAGGTCCGACACGCGCCTCGGCCGGCGGGGATTCCGGGCTCGCCTCGTTGCCGCTGGACGTGGTCGCCATCGTCGGGCTGCTGGCGGCCGTGGGCGTGCTCGGCCTGCCGCCCAACCGCTCCATCGCGCCATCGCCGGGCAGTGCGCGCTCCGCCGACGAGAGGCGCATCGTCCGCTCGCTGCTGTTCACGGCTGTTGTCGTGCTGGCGATCACGGTGGCCGAGGTTGGCGTGACCCTAGCGGCGCGACGGGCGCCGGCCGCCGGGCCGGTGTCGCTGTACTTCGCGCTGTGCAGCGGCGTGATGATCGCGGTGCAGTTCTGGGCCCTGCCGCGCCTGGAACGCAGGCTGGGCGAGCCGCGGCTCGTCGTCGCCGCGCTTGGGGGGCTGTCGGCAGGTCTATGCCTGCTGGCCCTCTCGAGAGGGGGCTTCGTGACCGCCACGGCTTTCGTGCTGGCGGCCGCGGGCATCGGCGTGCTGATCCCGTCGCTGGCCGTGCGCATCTCGAGCGCGGCCGGCGCTCGACAAGGCTGGGCCATGGGCCGGCAGGCCGCAGCGGCCAACCTCGGACAGGCTGTCGGTGCCGCGGCCACGGGAAGCCTGTTCGCGCTGGCACCGCCGCTGCCGTTCCTCATCGCGGGCGGGCTGACCGCACTCGCGGCCGGCGCGGCGGCATGGGAAGGCGCCGCGCGCCGCACACCGTGA
- a CDS encoding class I SAM-dependent methyltransferase, whose translation MDHSTTLVRPAPADLHAPALRILRRLLAGIERPPALRLGDALLHELESHPEYTLVIRDPALLRRLVLRPDPLLLADAYFRGIIDVEGDLYSALGLKAHFEAVSLSWRDKLALLRDALMLRVSEQDGLKPVGGLASRVARRFGHRHSRQTDRAAISFHYDVSNAFYGLWLDAERVYSCAYFETPEDSLEQAQRNKLEHICRKLRLQPGDRLLDIGCGWGALVCWAAREYGVRAHGITLSQRQLEYVRERIRTEGLEDLVTVELRDYRDLDGAAVYDKVSSVGMFEHVGLAKLPAYYAAVQRVLRPGGLFLNHGITHDEEGWNRTVATEFINRYVFPDGELDCVSNIQLGMERAGFEIHDVEGLRPHYALTLRHWVQRLEARRDEALQEVDEVTYRIWRLYMAACALEFEAGGTGLYQIVASKRDGGAWPVPLTRRDLYRG comes from the coding sequence ATGGATCACTCGACAACGCTCGTCCGGCCCGCGCCCGCGGACCTCCATGCTCCGGCACTGCGCATCCTGCGCCGCTTGCTCGCCGGGATTGAGCGACCACCGGCTCTGAGGCTGGGCGACGCGCTGCTGCACGAACTGGAGTCCCATCCCGAGTACACGCTCGTGATTCGCGACCCGGCACTGCTGCGTCGCCTTGTGCTGCGGCCGGATCCGTTGCTGCTGGCCGACGCCTACTTCCGCGGCATCATCGATGTCGAGGGAGATCTGTACAGCGCGCTGGGCCTGAAGGCCCACTTCGAGGCGGTGTCGCTGTCGTGGCGCGACAAGCTGGCACTGTTGCGCGACGCGTTGATGCTGCGGGTCTCCGAGCAGGACGGCTTGAAGCCCGTGGGAGGGCTGGCCTCGCGCGTTGCCCGGCGTTTCGGGCATCGCCACTCGCGACAGACCGACCGGGCGGCGATCTCGTTCCACTACGACGTGTCCAATGCGTTCTACGGCCTGTGGCTGGACGCCGAGCGTGTCTATTCCTGCGCTTACTTCGAGACGCCCGAGGACTCGCTGGAGCAGGCCCAGCGCAACAAGCTGGAGCACATCTGCCGCAAGCTGCGGCTGCAACCCGGCGACCGGCTGCTGGACATCGGCTGCGGCTGGGGTGCGCTTGTGTGCTGGGCGGCACGCGAGTACGGCGTGCGTGCGCACGGCATCACGCTCAGCCAGCGACAGCTCGAGTACGTGCGTGAGCGCATCCGCACCGAAGGTCTGGAGGATCTCGTCACGGTCGAACTTCGGGATTACCGCGACCTCGACGGCGCGGCGGTCTACGACAAGGTGTCCAGTGTCGGCATGTTCGAACATGTCGGCCTGGCGAAGCTGCCGGCCTACTACGCCGCGGTCCAGCGCGTGCTGCGGCCGGGCGGGCTGTTCCTCAACCATGGCATCACCCACGACGAGGAGGGCTGGAACCGAACCGTCGCAACCGAGTTCATCAATCGCTACGTGTTCCCGGACGGTGAACTCGACTGCGTCAGCAACATCCAGCTCGGGATGGAGCGCGCCGGCTTCGAGATCCACGATGTCGAAGGCCTGCGGCCGCACTACGCGCTGACGCTGCGGCACTGGGTGCAGCGGCTGGAGGCGCGCCGCGACGAGGCGCTGCAGGAGGTCGACGAGGTGACCTACCGCATCTGGCGCCTGTACATGGCGGCCTGTGCGCTCGAGTTCGAGGCGGGGGGCACCGGGCTGTACCAGATCGTCGCCTCGAAGCGCGACGGCGGAGCGTGGCCGGTCCCGCTGACCCGCCGCGATCTCTACCGTGGGTGA
- a CDS encoding thymidine phosphorylase (catalyzes the formation of thymine and 2-deoxy-alpha-D-ribose 1-phosphate from thymidine) gives MGTSEEHRASAPEGGIERDHDAAVRRAIALVRAWAAESKPALVWDAARIVDRHGLDWIPGHRTTPIVATIVAAAGATMPHFSLPAAPGAWSTADTMATLTGVELDRGAATGIASRLGVCIARAGAAGLGVHVPWSPSAEDAHLVASALSRRVAAGVGYLLVNVAIGRGSSAPDHARFQRLKTMFTAVGAAVGVQVRIARSAGSQPVGRGIGPAPESLDVLAVLRGAASAPVDLRMRALAEAGQLLELCSSSRPGHGEFDAWRLLDSGAAWTRFQAMCEAQGGLREPVLAPVAATIAADRAGHVRLLDGAHVQRVAELAGAPRGTGAGVVLHTRLGEHVDQGQPLFTVHAASQECLVAVAGDLRRAPLITVGDDPAAAVTEPQDVHSKG, from the coding sequence ATGGGCACGAGCGAAGAGCACCGCGCGAGCGCTCCCGAGGGCGGGATCGAACGAGACCATGATGCAGCGGTTCGGCGTGCCATCGCACTCGTGCGCGCCTGGGCTGCCGAGTCGAAGCCAGCCCTCGTCTGGGACGCGGCGCGTATCGTCGACCGGCACGGTTTGGACTGGATCCCCGGGCACCGCACGACGCCGATCGTTGCGACGATTGTGGCTGCGGCTGGCGCGACGATGCCGCACTTTTCGCTGCCGGCCGCCCCGGGGGCGTGGAGCACCGCCGACACGATGGCGACGCTCACCGGGGTGGAACTGGATCGCGGGGCCGCGACAGGCATCGCCTCGCGCCTGGGCGTCTGCATCGCGCGGGCGGGGGCCGCGGGCCTGGGGGTTCATGTGCCCTGGAGCCCCAGCGCGGAAGACGCCCACCTAGTCGCGTCGGCATTGTCGCGCCGCGTCGCGGCCGGCGTGGGCTATCTGCTCGTCAACGTGGCCATCGGCCGGGGTTCCAGTGCGCCCGACCACGCACGCTTCCAGCGCCTGAAGACGATGTTCACTGCGGTCGGCGCGGCCGTAGGCGTGCAGGTCCGCATCGCCCGCTCGGCAGGGTCGCAGCCCGTGGGGCGTGGCATCGGCCCGGCGCCTGAGTCGCTGGACGTGCTGGCCGTGCTGCGCGGCGCAGCGTCTGCGCCGGTCGATCTGCGCATGCGCGCGCTGGCCGAAGCCGGCCAGTTGCTCGAGCTGTGTTCCTCAAGCCGTCCCGGACACGGTGAGTTCGATGCGTGGCGTCTGCTTGACAGCGGTGCAGCCTGGACGCGCTTCCAGGCGATGTGCGAGGCGCAGGGCGGGCTGCGCGAGCCGGTCCTGGCCCCGGTCGCCGCCACCATTGCCGCCGATCGAGCCGGCCACGTGAGGTTGCTGGACGGGGCACATGTGCAGCGCGTCGCGGAGCTGGCCGGTGCACCGCGCGGGACCGGCGCTGGCGTCGTGCTGCACACACGGCTCGGCGAGCACGTTGACCAGGGCCAACCGCTGTTCACCGTCCACGCCGCGAGCCAGGAGTGCCTTGTGGCAGTCGCGGGCGACTTGCGACGCGCGCCGCTGATCACCGTTGGTGACGACCCGGCCGCGGCCGTCACCGAACCACAAGACGTGCACTCGAAAGGCTGA
- a CDS encoding methyltransferase family protein yields MNHAAGPAYGLWTLVVLNSLVFIVFAFSFARPRSARDWRSFGAFSAFLVALFTEMYGFPLTIYLLSGWLGSRFPGVDFLSHDAGQLREVMFGWRANPHFGPFHLLSALFVGGGFWLLSAAWRVLYRNQRRHTLAVSGPYARVRHPQYIGFVAILFGFLLQWPTILTLAMFPVLVWMYVRLAIAEEREAEREFGGEWARYAARTPRFLPRLRGGSSGRLGGP; encoded by the coding sequence ATGAATCACGCCGCCGGCCCGGCCTACGGACTATGGACCCTCGTGGTCCTCAACTCGCTGGTCTTCATCGTGTTCGCGTTCAGCTTCGCGCGGCCGCGTTCGGCGCGCGATTGGCGATCGTTCGGTGCGTTCTCGGCGTTCCTCGTGGCGCTGTTCACCGAGATGTACGGTTTTCCGCTGACGATCTACCTGCTGTCGGGCTGGCTCGGCAGCCGCTTCCCCGGCGTGGACTTTCTGTCGCACGACGCCGGCCAGCTGCGCGAGGTGATGTTCGGCTGGCGTGCCAATCCGCACTTCGGCCCCTTCCACCTGCTCAGCGCCCTCTTCGTCGGTGGCGGCTTCTGGCTGCTGTCTGCGGCATGGCGCGTGCTGTACCGCAACCAGCGCCGGCATACGCTGGCGGTCAGCGGTCCCTATGCCCGAGTGCGACACCCGCAATACATCGGCTTCGTCGCGATCCTGTTCGGGTTCCTGCTCCAGTGGCCGACGATCCTGACCCTGGCGATGTTCCCGGTGCTGGTGTGGATGTACGTACGCCTGGCGATCGCCGAGGAGCGCGAGGCCGAGCGGGAATTCGGCGGCGAATGGGCGCGCTATGCGGCGCGCACGCCGCGCTTCTTACCCCGTCTGCGAGGCGGAAGCAGCGGCCGCCTTGGAGGGCCGTGA